Proteins encoded in a region of the Isosphaeraceae bacterium EP7 genome:
- a CDS encoding SpoIIE family protein phosphatase: protein MAILKRVTGNPSGQIIELKTETIVIGRSPECQIILDPNGVSRRHAEIIRQADEFFIADLRSRNKTKVNGADLDPSKKHKLKPGDRINICDVEFVYYLTPPKGPAAGDELVLTDGQDDPAIHTLDASRSSTLASAVRPEVKLKAILEIARSLSTELRVDSLAPKILTSLMDLFPQSERLFLILQDPETKRLIRKAFKFRPTRRPFGLNHDDEVPMSISRSIVNHVLVNKRAVLSQDAGEDKNLPTSMSIADLKIRSVMCVPLLTPDGQALGIIQLDTSDRKQFHQDDLDVLAAVASQAAIAIQNAALHEGLIARERIERDLKIAEQVQKSFLPSSVPKIPRYEFFAHYNPAYEVGGDYYDFVPLPGNKWAIALADVSGKGVAAALMMAKFSGDTRYCILTEDSLGKAAGALNDLLCEAGIEEKFITMSLNLLDPASDTLTLCSAGHIPVLVRRANGTLEEVGEEIAGFPLGILPGTEYGQTQIKLHPGDIVIIYSDGVTDARSPKEELFDTRENRRVLKRVAELSGSPESVGKAILQDIREFSDGHPQADDITLICFGLLAT from the coding sequence ATGGCGATCCTGAAGCGAGTGACCGGCAACCCGTCGGGCCAGATCATCGAGCTCAAGACCGAGACCATCGTCATCGGCCGTTCGCCCGAATGCCAGATCATCCTCGACCCCAACGGCGTCAGCCGGCGGCATGCCGAGATCATCCGGCAGGCCGACGAGTTCTTCATCGCCGACCTCCGATCGAGGAACAAGACGAAGGTCAACGGCGCCGACCTCGACCCATCGAAGAAGCACAAGCTCAAGCCCGGCGACCGGATCAACATCTGCGACGTCGAATTCGTCTATTACCTCACCCCGCCGAAGGGCCCGGCCGCCGGCGACGAACTGGTGCTCACCGACGGCCAGGACGACCCGGCCATCCACACCCTCGACGCATCGAGGTCGAGCACGCTGGCCAGCGCCGTCCGCCCCGAGGTCAAGCTCAAGGCCATCCTGGAGATCGCCCGCAGCCTCTCCACCGAGCTGCGCGTCGACTCGCTGGCCCCCAAGATCCTCACCTCCTTGATGGACCTTTTCCCCCAGTCGGAACGCCTCTTCCTGATCCTCCAGGACCCCGAGACCAAGCGCCTCATCCGCAAGGCGTTCAAGTTCAGGCCCACCCGCCGCCCGTTCGGACTGAACCACGACGACGAGGTGCCGATGAGCATCAGCCGCTCGATCGTCAACCACGTCCTCGTTAACAAGCGGGCCGTTCTCAGCCAGGACGCCGGCGAGGACAAGAACTTGCCGACGAGCATGTCCATCGCCGACCTGAAGATCAGGTCGGTGATGTGCGTGCCGCTGCTGACGCCCGACGGCCAGGCGCTTGGGATCATCCAGCTCGACACCAGCGACCGCAAGCAGTTCCACCAGGATGACCTGGACGTGCTGGCCGCCGTCGCCAGCCAGGCAGCCATCGCCATCCAGAACGCCGCCTTGCACGAGGGGCTCATCGCCCGCGAGCGGATCGAGCGCGACCTGAAGATCGCCGAGCAGGTGCAGAAGAGCTTCCTGCCCAGTTCCGTGCCCAAGATTCCCCGCTACGAATTCTTCGCCCACTACAACCCCGCCTACGAGGTGGGGGGCGACTATTACGACTTCGTCCCCCTGCCCGGCAACAAATGGGCCATCGCCCTGGCCGACGTCTCGGGCAAGGGGGTGGCCGCCGCCCTGATGATGGCCAAATTCTCCGGCGACACTCGCTACTGCATCCTCACCGAAGACAGCCTGGGCAAGGCGGCAGGTGCCCTGAATGACCTGCTCTGCGAGGCCGGCATCGAGGAGAAGTTCATCACGATGAGCCTGAACCTCCTCGACCCAGCGAGCGACACCCTGACCCTCTGCTCGGCGGGGCATATCCCCGTGCTCGTGCGGCGGGCCAACGGCACGCTCGAAGAGGTTGGAGAGGAGATCGCCGGCTTCCCGCTGGGAATCCTTCCCGGGACGGAATACGGCCAGACCCAGATCAAGCTCCATCCCGGGGACATCGTCATTATCTACTCCGACGGCGTGACCGATGCCCGGAGCCCCAAGGAAGAGCTGTTCGACACCCGCGAGAATCGCCGGGTCCTCAAGCGAGTCGCCGAGCTCTCCGGCTCGCCCGAGTCGGTCGGCAAGGCGATCCTCCAGGACATCCGCGAGTTTTCCGACGGCCACCCGCAGGCCGACGACATCACTTTGATCTGCTTCGGGCTCCTAGCCACCTGA
- a CDS encoding FAD-dependent oxidoreductase: MSLKVANVRLELGEPEDILPEKLAGRLGLPAGEIARWRILRKSLDARRHDDIHFVYAAEVDLPEVEADGRLMGPGIEPFVADHFDWPQVGTAPLEHRPVIIGAGPAGLFAGYMLAIDGYRPIVLERGQDVKQRVADVRAFDSGGPVNSESNYLFGEGGAGTFSDGKLTSRGTGPDVQRVLEILAECHGKPSIVYEHRPHLGSNRLPLIVRTIRRKMEDLGGEVRFNCRVEDFDIADGRLKGLSTSSGYLACDLAVLAIGHSARDTYHALLRSGVPLEAKAFQMGVRIEQPQKQVNEARYGRQAEASALGAADYNLVAHAGRKDLFTFCMCAGGYVMPSVSEPGYFCTNGMSESRHDSPFANSGIVVTVTPEDTGSHHPLAGIHYQQRAERMAYLAAGRNYNAPIQRASDFLKGRASRGKLPSSYPRGTTPMDLGTFLPPLVLEALERGLPIMDRKFSNLFLRDATLTGPESRGSSPVRIPRDDETRQSPIVAGLYPCGEGAGYAGGIISAAVDGLRTARSIVARHARAGG; the protein is encoded by the coding sequence ATGTCCCTGAAAGTTGCCAACGTCCGCCTGGAGCTGGGCGAGCCCGAAGACATCCTCCCCGAGAAGCTCGCCGGCCGCCTGGGCCTGCCGGCGGGCGAGATCGCGCGTTGGCGAATCCTCCGCAAGAGCCTCGACGCGCGCCGGCACGACGACATCCATTTTGTCTATGCCGCCGAGGTCGATCTCCCCGAGGTCGAGGCCGACGGCCGATTGATGGGGCCGGGTATCGAGCCCTTCGTCGCCGATCATTTCGACTGGCCGCAGGTCGGAACAGCTCCCCTTGAGCATCGCCCCGTCATCATCGGCGCCGGCCCCGCGGGGCTGTTCGCCGGGTACATGCTCGCCATCGACGGCTACCGCCCCATCGTTTTGGAACGCGGCCAGGACGTGAAGCAGCGGGTGGCCGACGTCCGCGCGTTCGACTCCGGCGGCCCCGTCAATTCGGAGAGCAATTATCTCTTCGGTGAGGGGGGCGCCGGCACCTTCAGCGACGGCAAGCTGACCAGCCGAGGTACCGGCCCCGACGTCCAGCGTGTGCTCGAGATCCTGGCCGAGTGCCACGGCAAACCCTCGATCGTCTACGAGCACAGGCCCCACCTCGGCTCCAACCGGCTCCCCCTGATCGTCCGCACGATCAGGCGGAAGATGGAAGACCTGGGGGGCGAAGTCCGCTTCAATTGCCGGGTCGAAGACTTCGACATCGCCGATGGCCGCCTGAAGGGGCTCTCGACCAGCTCGGGCTACCTGGCCTGCGACCTCGCCGTGCTCGCCATCGGCCACAGCGCCCGCGATACCTACCACGCCCTGCTCCGCTCCGGCGTCCCGCTGGAAGCCAAGGCCTTCCAGATGGGCGTGCGCATCGAGCAGCCCCAGAAGCAGGTCAATGAAGCCCGCTACGGCCGTCAGGCCGAGGCCTCGGCCCTGGGCGCGGCCGACTACAACCTGGTGGCCCACGCCGGGCGCAAAGACCTCTTCACGTTCTGCATGTGCGCCGGCGGTTATGTCATGCCCAGCGTCAGCGAGCCCGGCTATTTCTGCACCAACGGGATGAGCGAGAGCCGGCACGACTCCCCGTTCGCCAATAGCGGGATCGTCGTGACCGTGACCCCCGAGGACACCGGCAGCCACCATCCCCTCGCCGGGATCCACTACCAGCAACGCGCCGAACGCATGGCCTACCTCGCCGCGGGGCGCAACTACAACGCACCCATCCAGCGTGCGAGCGACTTCCTGAAAGGGCGGGCCAGCCGGGGCAAGCTCCCGTCGAGCTATCCGCGAGGGACCACACCCATGGACCTAGGCACGTTCCTCCCGCCCCTGGTGCTGGAGGCCCTCGAACGCGGATTGCCGATCATGGATCGGAAATTCTCGAACCTCTTCCTCCGCGACGCCACGCTGACCGGCCCCGAGTCCCGCGGCAGTTCCCCCGTACGGATTCCACGAGACGACGAGACCCGTCAGAGCCCGATCGTCGCCGGGCTCTACCCCTGCGGCGAGGGGGCCGGGTATGCCGGCGGAATCATCAGCGCGGCCGTCGACGGCCTGCGCACGGCCCGCTCGATCGTCGCCCGCCATGCAAGGGCGGGCGGCTGA
- a CDS encoding DUF1501 domain-containing protein, with the protein MPGSGRSTPRHDHSHAFSSLRAREREGLVVGSRRGMLKASLAGLAGLSLPELLRRRALGAGEKTGRASAGKSVILLWMAGGPSQIDTWDPKPSRPLENRGPFGVIPTKVPGVHFCEHLPKSAAMLDKFSVIRSVDCRFSNHEPNKVMQTANLDAEPRLNPASGDMYPSFGSVIAREHGANRPGIPAYVAFQTSRSHVAHAGFLGKKFDPFIANSACKLPVYNDVGVDSGQMTGADFFRLPAGVDRDRLSGRRSLLGDLDLLRAQLDASPSMAALDDYGQQAVEMLVGRRARDAFDIDLEPRSVRERYGKHLWTQQALLARRLVEAGVAFVTLDLSYHTASGTWDTHGDNIPPYGGISKGLKPLLPLFDHLFTTLVDDLDERGLLDDTLVLGMGEFGRTPNMGTQGSTDGRDHWPYVMSMIVAGGGLRHGQVIGSTELDGGHIKDRPVTPGDIAATIYRHMGVPLETTYVDGSGRPRFIVDGGGEPIREFF; encoded by the coding sequence ATGCCCGGATCAGGCCGTTCGACTCCGCGACACGACCATTCCCACGCGTTCTCCTCGCTCAGGGCGCGCGAGCGTGAAGGGTTGGTGGTGGGCAGTCGCCGAGGGATGCTCAAGGCGAGCCTGGCGGGGCTGGCCGGGCTGAGCCTGCCGGAGCTTCTCAGGCGTCGGGCACTCGGCGCCGGGGAGAAGACCGGTCGCGCGTCGGCGGGCAAGAGCGTGATCCTGCTTTGGATGGCGGGGGGCCCGAGCCAGATCGACACCTGGGACCCGAAGCCGTCGCGCCCTCTGGAGAACCGCGGGCCGTTCGGCGTCATCCCGACGAAGGTGCCTGGCGTCCACTTCTGCGAGCATCTGCCGAAATCGGCCGCGATGCTCGATAAGTTCAGCGTGATCCGGTCGGTCGATTGCCGGTTCAGCAATCACGAGCCGAACAAGGTGATGCAGACGGCGAACCTCGATGCCGAGCCGAGGCTGAATCCCGCCAGCGGCGACATGTACCCGTCGTTCGGCTCGGTCATCGCCCGGGAACACGGGGCAAATCGGCCGGGCATCCCCGCTTACGTCGCCTTCCAGACGTCGCGGTCGCACGTGGCGCACGCGGGCTTTCTAGGCAAGAAGTTTGACCCGTTCATCGCCAATTCCGCCTGCAAGCTACCGGTCTACAACGACGTCGGCGTGGATAGCGGTCAGATGACCGGGGCCGACTTCTTCAGGCTCCCCGCGGGTGTCGACCGCGATCGGCTGTCCGGCCGGCGGTCGCTGCTCGGCGATCTCGATTTGCTGAGGGCGCAGCTCGACGCGTCGCCTTCGATGGCTGCGCTAGATGACTACGGCCAGCAGGCGGTCGAGATGCTGGTCGGACGACGGGCCCGCGACGCGTTCGATATCGACCTCGAACCTCGGTCGGTCCGCGAACGCTACGGAAAGCACCTCTGGACTCAGCAGGCGCTGCTCGCCCGGCGTCTGGTGGAAGCGGGAGTCGCGTTCGTGACCCTTGACCTCAGCTATCATACCGCCTCAGGGACCTGGGATACCCACGGCGACAACATCCCCCCGTACGGCGGCATCTCCAAGGGGTTGAAGCCGCTCCTGCCGCTGTTCGACCACCTGTTCACGACCCTGGTGGACGACTTGGACGAGCGCGGTTTGCTGGACGACACACTCGTCCTGGGCATGGGTGAGTTCGGGCGGACTCCCAACATGGGGACCCAGGGGAGCACCGACGGCCGCGACCACTGGCCTTACGTCATGTCGATGATCGTCGCCGGCGGCGGGTTGCGGCATGGCCAGGTCATCGGCTCGACCGAGCTGGACGGCGGCCACATCAAAGACCGGCCCGTGACTCCCGGTGACATCGCCGCCACGATTTATCGACACATGGGCGTGCCGCTCGAGACGACGTATGTCGACGGCAGCGGCCGCCCCCGATTCATCGTCGACGGCGGCGGCGAGCCGATCCGCGAGTTCTTCTGA